ATTTCAAGGACGTCCTGTAACCGGGGGCGTCACTCGGGCGTTCGGTGAGTCGGACCGGCCGTCCGTTCGGCGAACCCGGGCCCGCGGGAGTCGGCCCCGTGGCGCAGTCGCACCGCGTGACGACCAGCAAAAGGCGCGCCGCCCGCTCACACCATCTGTTCGACGATCTCGTCCGTCGAGAGGTTCGCCGGCGTCCCCGACAGCGTCTTTTTCCCCTCGTTCAGAATCATGATATCGTCGACGAGGTCCCTGACGATCTCCAGGTCGTGTGAGACGAGGATGATCGAGGTATCCGTCTGATCTCGCAACGACTTCACGAACCGGATCACCGACTCCCTGTCGCGCCGCGAGAGCTCGGTCAGCGGTTCGTCGAGCATCAACACGTCGGGTTCGGACTCGATCGACCGACTGATCGAGAGGATCTGTTTCTGCCCGCCGGTAAGGTCTTCGACGCGGTCTCGCGGATCGAGCGACTCCACCCCGTACTCGTCGAGTTTCGCTTCGACCTGCTGGATCATCTTGCCCTTCCGGAGCGTCTTGATCGGGCCACGCGAGTTGGTCATCTCCCGACCCATGAAGAAGTTCTCCCAGACGGTCGCCTTGTCGACGAGCGCCATGTACTGGTAGGTCATCGCGATACCCGCGTCGGCCGCGTCCTGTGGACTGTCGAACGAGACGGGCTCTCCGTCGAGCACGATCTCCCCGGAGTCCGGCTTGAGATAGCCGTTCAGGACCTTCAGCAGCGTCGACTTCCCGGCACCGTTGTCCCCGACCAGCCCCATCGCGGCGTTGCGGTCCAGGGAGAACGAGACGTCGTCGAGTGCAAGCACCGGGCCGTAGCTCTTCGAGATGCCCTTCACGTCCAGGACGACGTCCGCGTCGCTCATGCCTCGCCCTCCATCATCAGCCGGTTACACTCCTTGCTGTCGACGGCGTCGTTCGCGAACTGGCCCACCTTG
The DNA window shown above is from Haloarcula halobia and carries:
- a CDS encoding ATP-binding cassette domain-containing protein, whose product is MSDADVVLDVKGISKSYGPVLALDDVSFSLDRNAAMGLVGDNGAGKSTLLKVLNGYLKPDSGEIVLDGEPVSFDSPQDAADAGIAMTYQYMALVDKATVWENFFMGREMTNSRGPIKTLRKGKMIQQVEAKLDEYGVESLDPRDRVEDLTGGQKQILSISRSIESEPDVLMLDEPLTELSRRDRESVIRFVKSLRDQTDTSIILVSHDLEIVRDLVDDIMILNEGKKTLSGTPANLSTDEIVEQMV